The genomic DNA AGCTTCTGGCAAGAGGGGTTGGAGAAAACCATGTGGATCTTGAAGAAATTCGAGAATCACAAGTGACTGAACCAGTTGTTCAGACAGAACCAGAAGTAACTGATCCAGTTGTTGAAGTTGAGCCTGAGAGGACTCAAGAAACAACAGAAACACCAAGTGTTCGAAGAAGTATTAGGGATCGTCGTGCCCCTGAAAGGTATGACGATATCTTCATGATTGATGAAGCTGAACCTGCTACTTACAAAGCTGCAATGTTGGATTCAGAATCCAAGAAATGGCAAGAAGCCATGAATgcagagatgcaatccatgtatgataaCCAAGTCTGGGATTTGATTGATCTTCCTACCGAAGGTCGGACTGTAGGAAACaaatggatcttcaagaagaagaccgacatggatggaaatgtgcaaacCTACAAAGCAAGGCTTGTAGCAAAAGGGTTCACTCAGACTCAAGgaattgattatgaggaaactttctcgccagtagccatgcttaagtctattagAATTCTACTTGCCATtgctgcatattatgactatgagatatggcaaatggatgtcaagaccgcgttccTTAATGGACACTTacttgaagatgtctatatggttcaacctgaaggttttgtcgatccaaataATCCTAATAAGGTGTGCAAGCTAAATAAATCCATCTATGGATTGAAGCAAGCATCTCgcagctggaatcttcgttttgatcagAAAATTAAAGAGTTTGGCTTCATTAAAAACGAAGATGAACCGTGTGTTTACAAGAAATCTAGTGGGAGCTATATCATTTTTCTAATTctgtatgtagatgacatactaatcattggaaacaatatccctaTGCTAAAAGATGTTAAGGCTTGGTTGGGAAAATGTttcgcaatgaaagatcttggtgaagccgcttatattctaggaataaagatttatagagatagGTCAAAGCGGTTATTAGGTTTAAGTTAAAGTACATATATTGATAAGGTCATACGACGCTTCTCAATGCAAGACTCAAAAGGGGGCTCTTGCCCATGGCACATGGAACCATTCTTAATGGTGAGCAGTGTGCTAAGAccgaagaggaaaagaagaaaatggaaagagttccatatgcttctgctatcggttccatcatgtacgccatgttatgtactagacctgATGTCTCGTATGCTCTTAGCATGACGAGTAGATATCAACAGAATCCAGGAGAGAGTCACTGGGCTGCAGTGAAGAACATTCTTAAGTACTTAAGAAGGACTAAGGACATGTTCTTAATATATGGAGGACTGGATGAGGAGCTATCAGTTAAGTGTTATACTGATGCAAGTTTCCAGACTGATCGTGACGATTCAAGATCACAGACGGGATATGTTTTCATTATGAATGGTGGGGCTGTTActtggaagagctcgaagcaAAGTGTGGTTGCTCAATCCACCTGTGAATCAGAATACAATGCTGCATCGGATGCTGCTAAGGAGGCTGCCTGGATGAAGAAGTTCATTACTGATCTCGACGTTGTGCCTAGCATAAAGAAACCAATCGAGATGCTGTGTGACAATACTGGTGCCATTGCTCTTGCAAAGGAACCAAGGTCACATCAAACCACAAGGCATATACTCAGAAAATTCCACTATATTAGAGAGATAATAGAGCGTGGAGACATCGTAATAAGCAAAGTTCATACGGATCTAAATCTGGCTGACCCCTTTACTAAGCCTCTACCTCAAGCTAAACATGAGGAGCATGCTGAAAAAATAGGGCTTAGATTTGCTAGACAGTGGGCATGATCTGTAGTTAGTATTGGTGTTTTAATTTTGAACTACAACAATTACATTGAAATAGttatttgatttattggttaaatGCAAGTTTAATTATTTTGTAACTGTGTTCGTTATTTGTATGTTTATATCCTTGAATAAGCGTATTCTAAAATATCCGTAGTCGATCAAATTACATGGGAATGAatttgaatgtaagactattgtgAATTGAGATGATTGTATTCATGAGATGAATAACTCAAGAGTTTGAGAATCAAAATTCACAGATATCACTAGGGATTGATATTGGATGTGACTCGCTTCAAAACGATCTCCATGGATCTAAGTCATGAGATGTTTTGATATTGATATGTTCAATCTGTCCTTTTTCCTTAGGCACATATTAAACTACATTGATCAAGGACAATTTTTGATGTTATCTAACACTGTCCTGAAACATGGGTAGTAATCCGGGTAGCGTTGGGAGGAATCCAAGGTTAAGTGGGAGTTGTATGATGCTGATGGAATTCTGTACTTCTATGGGATTAGAAGTTTAGATATTCTGGCGCCCTCATTAACTCAAACTGGAATAAACGTGTGGCCACGCTCGGACTAAAAGTAGTTCGTTAGACCACTTTGAATTAAAGACGAGAATAGAGAATGGTTGATCACTATATAAGAATGAATGATCCATGTCTTATGATCAACGAATGTTCTATACAGAAGGGACTTATTGATAGAATTATCAGGGCTATAGTATTTGGTTAAGTAAAGTGTTACTTGAACGCAAAGAATTAGTTGACGACTGTAAAGTGTCATGCCGTGTTAAGAGCAGTGTGATGCAGCTAGGCGTCCAACTCTGCACACGTTGACTCATTTAATTAAAAtcgtccaagtgggagattgttggatatatgtatgtccgaccttaattaaagtcaacgtaactaactcggtacgatccgaagagttacacgttggtacacgaatcgtatatgttcacgagtaggtagattattatttgtgaaataataatagtttaaacccgagggacttaatattaattagattattattaagAGGATTATAATTGTATAATCTTAAAGGGCCTTAATGTAAGATTGGGTTTTATAAAAGGATGTTTAAGGTGGAAAGCCTAGACACACTTTTAtaaaacacaaaaccctagccaCCCTCCTAAGCTTGGCCGCCACTCTTTTGCCGTCGACCAAGCATTGCCGCCGCCTCCTTCTTGGCCGGTTCTACTCTCGGGTATCTTGTGCTCGGTTGTGAACTTCCTACTAGCGAGGATTCGTTGTAACACGCGTGTTACAATTCCGGTGTAGTCGTCAAAGGTTGATTACTAAAACCCTCTATGGTTGTTTATTCTGTTTATTTGTTTATACGCGTATAACCTTGATCCTGATTGGGAATATTTATTAATCGGAttaataaatcaaatttatataatcGGCTTTTGGTAAATTATATAAACCGCTTCCGCTAATATTTTGATACCATGATTCCCAACAGTATCCTCTCTGAAACCAATATGAAAGCAATGGACCACTCACACCCTATAAAGCGCCTTACctagtagtttttttttaataataagaGACCACTTGTTGGGAAAAATGGAACATAGACAAGATTAACATCCTCTTGAACTCGAAACCAGAAATCAAGCCCAACCCGATTATCGATTAAACCCGACCCGAATTCACCCGAACTCCATGTTTTAAATGGATATGTTATCGGTTTAATATTTCCAAGGAAAAACCTAGAATAACCTGACTCGAGTAACTCGAAACACGTTTAAAAAACCCAAACAACATCCCTATACGAGTTTGTGCAACATGTCAAATCAAACAGTCAAACCTATACAAAATCTGTAACAACAGGGGATAAAAAACATCAGACATATTTTTCATTCACCAAATAGAAGTCAAATTCGTTGAAATGGTAGGAACTTAGTAAACATTAATTTGAGCATATATCAAAAAAGGAACTTCCAACATCAAATTTCTTGCACCCATGGCCCGTTAGTCTAGTAGTGTGGTGTTTGTTTCTTGACAAAAATGACGTGATTAAATCCTTGCAAGCATAATATTAGATGGTATTTAGGTATAAAAAGTTAGTTGAAAAATACATCAACTCTCTGGTCAGTAAAAGTTAGTCAAAAGAGTCTTAAACATGTCATAAGTGCTAAAATTCCAGTAGCAAATCCATTTAAAATTATTGATCTATTAGTCATCAATTGCCCAACTAACTTAATTGAAGTGAATAATAAATTTTGCTTATGTAGAAAACAGTACTAATAACATTATATTTCTACATCAGATAAAAAATTCTCCTATATCATTTAATCTTGACCTAATTTCAGTTGACCCACATGGTAACAAGCCTGTAGCTATAACAGATCAAAAAGTTAGCAAAGATTCTCCATATTATTCATCTATTTATGTTAAATGAAGAATGAAACGACTAACCAATTCTGTTGGAACCtaattatttataaaaccaacAAATTATTAATTAAAACTCAATATACTTACAAGAATGAACTAAGTTAACCAATCCTGTTAAAACCTAACAGAGTTATGAATATGTAAGGGATGGACGCTCAAACCTGCCATTTTTTGGCTATTGGAAGTGGTGTCCAATAAAGATCTGGAGACCTGTAATTTATATTATGAACAACATATAAGTTACCTACAATTTCAATATTTTGAATTAATACCTGGAACATGTGGTTTTTTTTAACAAATTGGGGTTTGGTTTCATGACCCGGGACCTGCGATTTTGGGCGAAGGGCAATTACGATTCCGGTTTCAAGACCTGGAGCAACGATGGGAATGAAACCAACTAATTTCCACCTTTGATTTGGATTCAGTTTGGTCCTCTAGCTTTGACATGGGCTGACGGTTACTTTCTGGAAAACCCTAACAAGCCCCAGCTCATCCGTTCCCACAATGACGAGGAGGCCTGGTTTTACGCCATTTCATTGACCAGATCCTTCACTTTGTTGGTTACAGGCCCCAAACTCTATACACTCACAACACACACTCAAACTCTCACTGGATGTGAAATAGGTGGTATGCAAAAAATGAAAGAAGTTTCTGTATATATTCAATAATCACAGAAAGGTACGTAAACAAACCTATGCACTATTCTAtttataataaacaaacaataaaAACACATGCTAGATAATCCCACTAGTTGCTGAATTTTAGTGGTACTCTAACGATATACAGCTCACTCGATCTGGTGCAACAAACTTGGTCAACCTTGACCAAGTAATATTAATTAGGATATTCCCACATGATATTCTCCTCAGGCAACTTTGATATTCTCACGTACTATTAAGTACAACATCAAAACAATCATCATCATATTGATAACTTATCCAAAAGGATCACTAACACGTGACGCATACCCGCTGACCCGATAACGTGCCGAGCCATGTGACCCGTAAACTGAACCGATTAACCCAACATTCACCCCCTTAATCGGTTTGCTTACACCCGTCACCGCAGCACCGAATCACATCGGTTTCAAACCACTATGACATCTAACGGACACCCGATCTTCACCTCGATCACGTCCAATGTCTCCCTTCAACCCGAATAAAACTCTCTAAACTTGTAACATTTCACATGGCATCCCGTTGGACACACGTTCATTAACATCTTGAATCGTCACGGATCGACGACCTCTCCCCGGTCACATCCGAAGCCACCCGATTGAACTCCAACGCCATAATGTTTACAATGGTGTAGTTTCTCCACTATATCTTCCTTTTTACGACCGCCTTTGTTCAAGAAGCCACTCCACCAGCAAAGAAAACAAGCCACCTGCTTATTCTGTTTTCTCACCTTGCCAAACATGACGAATCCAAAGCCACCTGCTTTGACGGATCCATTCTGCCCGTTTTTCACGTGCTGGTCTCCTCTTTTCACGAACAACCGATCAAGGCAACCGTTCTCACCGTCTACTGTTATCACCGGTTTAATACCAGCTGCGCAAACCCGCAACTAACAACCGAACAGCCTCGTTGTTCCTCCTTTCATCGCCACTAACAGCCACGGAACACAAGTGTTTATCACCGGTCACCCCCGTCGTCTTAACCGGTACGTCTACCGCAACAACGGTCGACCGAAACACCAAAATGCCTCCGATTACGGCTGCTAAATAGACCAGAAACAACACCCTGCTGTCCCGACCCTTCTTCTACGCCTGCCCTCCACCGACCGACTCCgactctgataccaaatgttggttaCATGCCCCAAACTCTATACACTCACAACACACACTCAAACTCTCACTGTATGTGAAATAGGTGGTATGCAAAAAATGAAAGAAGTTTCTCTATGTATTCAATAATCACAGAAGCGTACATAAACAAACCTATGCACTATTCTAttcataataaacaaacaaaaaaaacacaTGCTAGATTAGTGGTACTCTAACGATATACAGCTCACTCGATCTGGTGCAACAAACTTGGTCAACCTTGACCAAGTAATATTAATTAGGATATTCCCATATGATGTTCTCCTCAGGCAACTTTGATATTCTCACGTACTATTAAGTACAACATCAAAACAATCATCATATTGATAACTTATCCAAAAGGATCACTAACACGTGACGTATACCCGCTGACCCGATAACGTGCCGAGCCATGTGACCCGTAAACTGAACCGATTAACCCAACACACTTTAGGCGACGGCTCGCCTCCTGCCAAGGCTTTGGCCTCAAACTCCGTTGTGTGGTTAACCGGGGCTCATAACCTCTTACTGCAGCCGAGCCAAAGAAGCTAGCATCCATGGTTTACAGACGCTTGTTTGTGTTCCTGCTTCTGATGGGGTTGTGGAAATGGGCTCTTTTCATGTCCTTCATCAAACTGAATCTGATTTAACACATCAAGTTCGGTCACTGTTTGGATGtggatcttcttcttcttcatcgtcaTCGTTGTTTTCTCCTGCTTTAGTACCACAACCAAACGAAACCCAATGGGATCTGTTTTCATTTGGTGGGTTGCTGGAAGAGGAGAGAACAAACATTGTTGATCTTCCCACGTTGGACCAACAACATAAGAAATTTGGAAAGACACATAGGTATAGTCTTTATAAGTAATGATTATCCACTAGTATGTAATACTAATTCATTTCATACATGAAGCAATATAACCTTCACTTTCATCATCAAAATCAATCACAATCACCTAATCAAGTATAAATCGATGATAAGTATATATTCGATCGAATGCTAGCTCCAGAGTTACATACATATTTATTTACATGCAGGATCACAAAACCTAGCAGTCCGAGTTCAGACTCAGCAGCATCCGACCAATCCGATTCCTCCGACAGCCAGCTGGTTGTCGCACACACCAAAAGACCCGCgaagaaaaagaaaggaaaaaacCTAGCAATGAACCATGTGGAGGCGGAGCGGCTGCGGCGTGAGAACCTCAACAAGAGGTTTTACGCCCTCCGGTCGGTGGTCCCAAATGTGTCGAAGATGGACAAGGCGTCGTTGCTGGCGGACGCCGTGTGTTACATCAACGAGCTGAAACAAAAGGTTGATGAACTGGAGGCGGGTGGCCCCAAGTTAAAGAAAGTGAAGGTGGAAATGGGGGCAAAGAATACTTATAACAAAAATAAAGTGGATGTGAAAATGGTGGGTGAAGATGCGATGATAAGAGTGCAGTCGGCCAACACCGATATGCCAACGTCGAAACTGATGTCCGCTTTGAGGAAGATGGAAGCCGTAGTCCACCATGCAAGCATGTCGTGTGTCGTGTGTTCAATATGTTGTCGCTAAGATCCCTGCTGGTGCCACAGAAGATCAAATCGAAGCTTGTGTTCTATCCAGATTAAACAAGTAACTAGTTAACAATATTCAGTTTACTCGATGTGTTTGTTTAAATAATCGTGCAGCATGTGTCATTTGTTTAACCTAAAAAATGACTTGACAGCATGTGCCACAGAATAACTAGTTAATTCGACATGTGTTTGTTTAAATAATCCTGCAACATGTGTCATTTTTGCCAATTTCatcaaaaacaactttttttttactaGATAATCATTCACTTTTGAtatattttgtcattttcatccaaaaggctaatttgctttattttttctatcaaataTTTGAATGAAAATGGTAAAAAGTCTTAAATCTCAGGGACGATTCTAGTAAAAAGTTTGACGGTtggatgaaaatgtcaaaaaatcACAAAAGTGAAAGacaatatggtacaaaaaagttgttttgcaTTAAATtgacaaacatgcccaaacctcatgaacgattttgacaatttactcttatTTATATGTATGGCCTTGTGAATGTAAACGGGCCACAACAAATAACTAAACCTATTTATACACATTTAACTTTTATCCACGTCCTTGACCACGGGCGAACCTACCCACTGGTGTGGGTGGACGGCCGCACCCCTTAAAAAAATTAGGGTTAAATTTCGCACAAAAtctcgaccgcaccccttgaaaattttcaaccacACCCATTAGAATTTGCAACCACCCCCCTTAGAAAAAAATcttatgaatttataaaaaaaaaaacttgtaaacactgatttttattaaaatataatctaGTTTATATAATTATTCTTTAACTGATTTACTTAACAATTTAACCCAATAACTTTCACTAAACAATTTAGCCATTAGCCCAATAAATATTTCATTGTAACCCAAGCCCAAATAACCCAACCCAAATACATTTGAAGTTAAATAAAATAACACAACCCAACCGCCCCTTCCAATTCTTTCTCCCGCTCTCCCTCTTTTGATCGTGCAGCGACCGACGCACCTAAGCAGTCAACAGGCACGACGGTAGTGACTGTATTCTCACCGGAAAAGCTTGATTCCGGCCACCAATCATCCGGTATCCAAAATTTAACGAGGACCCttcgttttttatgtttttttgttgttttatgtggtttttTTAGGAGAAACagagtttggtgtttgaaacttaaATGCTGAAAAAAGTTGGAAAGAATTGGAAGGGGCGGTCAGAGCCTGAGCGTCGGTGTCCCCTTCCGTAGGTTGGGGAGCGGTTTCcgtcaagaacctcgcaaggttcatagTGGTCAaatagaagaacatcttctgttgccaccttttgaaatggagacccgagaacttctcaggtctttcagcatgatttgccactgtggacgctcccacagtgttggCAGGGGTACCGACAACAACATTGGTGTTGCTGGTATTCATGTTTTCAGTCGAAATTCTGAAAAGTTCCAAGAAAACAAGTTAATAAAActgttttcaaaaaaataaatacgctaatttattatttttatgagTTCGAAAAAACCAGCCGTgtagcttctaagtccaactttgaagactacaACAGTAGGATTTTTATTATTCACAGCAGAATATGTTTGTGATTCTACACGAACGGTGTTTTAAGATTGCaggaatccgttcgtgtaaaaaaaataaaaaactttaCAATTAACagaattacaactgaaataaggAAAGCTGGAAAAACTATACTATTACaactaaaataaaaaggaaaatacAAGAACAGAATTACAGAAAATTAAAAGTTCTTggttgaggatcgtgttagacacgggtcccttaaaacaaatttcgtgtctcccaggagatcacgtttgtttccaggatacagcAGCCtaagcagttgcactgccggtcttgactccaacccgaaggtgtaccttgaactcttgaagaagaagatgaaaattCAGAGAAGATTGTATGTTGCTATGTAATTCGGTGTCACTGATTCTGCAGCTCGATCCTCTATTTTAGAGTTGGCAAAATGAATGGGTTGGGTCGGGCGGGTAGACGGGTTAAGATGGGTTTAGGTCAGGATGGGTTTGGGTCAGGATGGGTTATTTTAGAAACAGGTCAGAATGGTTCAGGTCAGGATGGGTTTTGACAAATCCAAGTGCAGGTCAGAGTGGgtcaatttaataaaataaaaggaAGAAGAAAACCCCAGGAAGAGAGCATCAACCAAATTCAATCCAAAATCAGAATTTGTGGATAGAATCGTTACACACTTATACAAATCTCAAATTTCGAAACCATAATTCATGAATTAACCACAACACATGAAATTAAAATTCATTACCTCGATGTAATCAAAACTCTCGATGAATCAGAACCAAAACTCATAAAATTAGAATACATTATTACATCGATGAAATTAGAAGCCAAAATCAATGAATTAGAAACAACACTAAAAACCCAAAATTGATGAATCAGACTAAAATTTTGATTAAACCAATGAAATCAAAAAACATTATAATCGATTAAATCAATGAAATTAGAAAGAAAATGAAATCGATTAATACAGTTCAACGTCTTCTTCATCCACAGATCTTCTCCGACTCATGAATCCATGGGGAAAGTTTTTTCACAATGAGATTTGAGTGTGTGAGCGATGTTTGACTGAGAACACTGGTGGTGGTAATGAGTGGTAATAATAGTAGGAACCCACAGATCTATTTTTTGAATGACCCATTCTATTTCTTATAATGGCCCATCTTGACCCATAGTTttcaatttattatttttagctTACCCATTTAAACCCCATTGAAAATAAGACTATACCCAGAAAAACCCATAAGCTTATATTTAAAACCCAAAACAACCCAAATTTAAGTGGTTGGACCAAGATTGCCAGGTCTACTCTATTTATACTGCAGATGAAGGTCGAAACTAAAAAACGAATTTAATATgagaattaaactgcattaaacgtcttcaatgcactttaattcgtcattaaattctcagtcaaacgcattaaTTTCGTCAGTTTCGAATGCTCGCGAAGGGGGTGCAGAGCATTtaatgacgaattaaagtgcattgacgctccgcacccttcgcgagtacactagtgagtgcttccatgaaatAGAGGATTTAATGACAaattaaagtgcattgaagacgtttaatgcagcTTATTCTCACATTAAATTCGTTTTTCAGTTTCGACCTTCATCTACAGTATAAATAGAGGATCGAGCTGCAGAATCAGTGACACCGAATTACATAGCAACATACAATCTTCTCTGaattttcatcttcttcttcaagagttcaaggtacaccttcgggttggagtcaagaccggcagtgcaactgcttaggctgttgtatcctggaaacaaacgtgatctcctgggagacacgaaatttgttttgagggacccgtgtctaacacgatcctcagccaagaactTTTAATTTTCTGTAATTCTGTTCTTGTATTTTCCTTTTGATTTTCGTTGTAATAGTATAGTTTTTCCAGCTTTccttatttcagttgtaattctGTTAATTAtaaagttttttatttatttttacacgACCGGATTCCtgcaatcttaaaacaaatttttaaaacacCGTTCGTGTAGAATCACAAACATATTCTGCTGTGAATAACAAAAATCCTACTGTtgtagtcttcaaagttggacttagaagctacACGGCTGGTTTTTTTCGCActcataaaaataataaattagtgtatttattattttgaaaacaGTTTTATTAACTTGTTTTCTTGGAACTTTTCAGAATGTCGACTGAAAACGTGAATACCAGCAACACCAATGTTGTTGTCGGTACCCCTGCCAACACTGTGGGAGAGTCCACAGTGGCAAATCATGCTGAAAGACctgagaagttctcgggtctccacttcaaaaggtggcaacagaagatgttcttctattTGACCActatgaaccttgcgaggttcttgacggaaaccgctccccaacctgcggaaggggaCACCGACgctcaggctctgagcgcggtaaaggcttggaagcactcggatttcatatgtcgaggctatctactcaacggtctctcggattcactgtataatgtgtactatactatcaagacttccaaagaattatgggagtccTTAGATaagaagtacaaaacggaggatgcgggaacaaagaaatttgttatcgcccgtttcttggacttcaaaatgcttgataacaagactgttatgaaccaagtccaagagttGCAAATTATACTTCATGACATCCATGCTGAGGGAATGGTACTTAGTGAGAcatttcaagtggcagccatgatttagaaattacct from Helianthus annuus cultivar XRQ/B chromosome 7, HanXRQr2.0-SUNRISE, whole genome shotgun sequence includes the following:
- the LOC110868738 gene encoding LOW QUALITY PROTEIN: transcription factor bHLH14 (The sequence of the model RefSeq protein was modified relative to this genomic sequence to represent the inferred CDS: inserted 2 bases in 1 codon); protein product: MGSFHVLHQTESDLTHQVRSLFGCGSSSSSSSSLFSPALVPQPNETQWDLFSFGGLLEEERTNIVDLPTLDQQHKKFGKTHRITKPSSPSSDSAASDQSDSSDSQLVVAHTKRPAKKKKGKNLAMNHVEAERLRRENLNKRFYALRSVVPNVSKMDKASLLADAVCYINELKQKVDELEAGGPKLKKVKVEMGAKNTYNKNKVDVKMVGEDAMIRVQSANTDMPTSKLMSALRKMEAVVHHASMSCVXCVQYVVAKIPAGATEDQIEACVLSRLNK